The following coding sequences are from one Asterias amurensis chromosome 8, ASM3211899v1 window:
- the LOC139940398 gene encoding catenin alpha-2-like, whose protein sequence is MTTKGSPMGSLVFKWDPKNLEIRTYSVEKTLEPLVMQVTTLVKTQPSNRKKGHSKKAHVLVAAVAKATEAFIKKGEEIANEIPEIRKQMLETVADVREKGDTMHKASSEFADDPCSSMKRGSMTRAARNLLSAVTRLLIMADMVDVHLLLKSLQVVEGDLAKIMRSNNQQDLASSFKTFGKDMMEFNKLLARRQNDLKDPRQRDEMAAARADLKKHSTMLLTASQAYLRHPDVPAARENRDFVVKQLEGAMNTISNVSQAHLDDVPEADIGGTGELIAALDDLDRKIKMSPTDYNEIRTRPSLEEQLESIISGAALMADSSCTRDNRRERIVAECNAVRQALQDLLTEYMNCAGRKDRSDPLDQAIDRMCHKTRDLRRQLRKAVGDHVSDTFLETNMPLLVLIEAAKSGNERETEHYAGVFREHAQKLVEVAHLACSMSSNEEGVKMVRMAVAQIETLCPQVINAARTLAARPRSQVALENMDVFKDQWENQVKLLTEAVDDITTIDDFLAVSEGHILEDVNKAVMALQMADVETLDRTGGAIRGRAARICGVVDAEMQNYEPGVYTDKVKEAVLVLQDQVMPHFSEKVEKAVSSLNSNNPQDMDENEFIDASRMVYDGVRDVRRAVLMNRSLEDMETDTEYEEEEYDVKSRSSYKTEMTEEEDVAEGITSRAMMRDLPDVEKEKIHQEVELFRIEKEKLDMEMAKWDDTGNDIIILAKQMCMIMMEMTDFTRGRGPLKTTMHVINAAKKIAEAGSKLDKLARCIADLCPDSSSKNDLIAYLQRIALYCHQLNITSKVKAEIQNISGELVLSGLDSATSLIQAAKNLMAAVVLTVKASYVASTKYSRLVKGPDNVNSPVVSWKMKPPEKKPLVRREVPEETQVKIRKGAKKLHVNPVQELSIFKEKD, encoded by the exons ATGACAACTAAGGGCAGCCCAATGGGCAGTCTGGTGTTCAAATGGGACCCCAAGAATCTTGAGATCCGTACCTACTCGGTGGAGAAGACTCTTGAACCACTGGTTATGCAG gTCACCACCCTTGTGAAAACCCAACCGTCTAATAGGAAGAAGGGCCACTCCAAGAAAGCCCACGTCCTCGTCGCAGCTGTTGCCAAGGCTACCGAGGCATTCATCAAGAAGGGTGAAGAGATTGCCAATGAGATACCAGAGATTCGTAAACAGATGCTGGAAACGGTGGCTGACGTCAGGGAGAAAG GTGATACAATGCACAAGGCTTCATCAGAGTTTGCTGACGATCCTTGCTCGTCCATGAAGCGTGGGTCCATGACCCGGGCTGCCCGTAACCTTCTGTCGGCCGTCACCCGGCTGCTTATCATGGCTGATATGGTAGACGTTCACCTGCTGCTCAAGTCTCTTCAAGTG GTGGAGGGAGATCTAGCCAAGATAATGAGGTCCAACAACCAGCAAGATCTGGCATCGAGCTTCAAGACATTCGGCAAAGACATGATGGAGTTCAACAAGCTCCTCGCAAGACGTCAGAATGACCTGAAAGATCCTCGTCAGCGTGACGAGATGGCTGCAGCCAGAGCTGACCTGAAGAAACACAGCACCATGCTGCTGACAGCTTCTCAA GCCTATCTTCGCCATCCAGACGTCCCAGCTGCAAGGGAGAATCGTGACTTTGTGGTCAAGCAGCTTGAGGGCGCTATGAACACCATCTCTAATGTATCTCAAGCCCACTTGGATGATGTTCCTGAGGCTGATATAGGAGGTACCGGGGAGCTCATCGCTGCGTTGGACGACCTTGAT CGTAAGATCAAGATGAGCCCTACAGATTACAATGAGATCCGAACCCGCCCGTCTCTTGAGGAGCAACTAGAGAGCATCATCAGTGGAGCGGCCCTGATGGCAGATTCTTCATGTACTCGTGACAACAGACGAGAGAGGATTGTTGCAGAGTGTAATGCCGTCAGACAGGCACTTCAAGACTTACTCACTGAGTACATGAATTGT gCTGGCCGTAAGGACCGCAGCGACCCCCTGGATCAAGCCATTGACCGCATGTGCCACAAGACCCGAGATCTCCGCAGACAG TTGAGGAAGGCTGTTGGTGACCATGTCTCAGATACCTTCTTGGAGACAAACATGCCTCTGCTGGTCCTAATCGAAGCAGCCAAGAGTGGAAATGAGAGAGAAACGGAACACTACGCTGGTGTCTTCAGAGAGCACGCTCAGAAACTGGTCGAG GTGGCTCATTTGGCTTGCTCTATGTCCAGCAATGAGGAAGGAGTGAAGATGGTTCGCATGGCAGTAGCACAGATTGAAACACTTTGTCCTCAG GTGATCAATGCTGCGCGAACCTTGGCAGCCCGCCCTCGGAGTCAGGTCGCTCTTGAGAACATGGACGTGTTTAAGGACCAGTGGGAGAACCAAGTGAAGCTATTGACTGAAGCTGTGGATGATATCACAACTATTGATGACTTCTTGGCCGTGTCAG AGGGTCACATTTTGGAGGATGTCAACAAAGCGGTCATGGCTCTGCAGATGGCTGACGTGGAGACCTTGGACCGTACTGGAGGCGCCATCCGCGGTAGAGCGGCACGCATCTGTGGAGTTGTCGACGCTGAGATGCAGAACTACGAGCCAGGAGTCTACACTGACAAGGTCAAGGAAGCCGTACTGGTGTTGCAAGACCAAG TTATGCCGCACTTTTCCGAGAAGGTTGAGAAAGCTGTGTCTTCCCTGAACTCAAACAATCCACAAGACATGGACGAGAATGAATTCATTGATGCATCTCGGATGGTTTATGACGGAGTACGAGACGTCAGGAGAGCTGTGCTCATGAACAGG TCTCTGGAGGATATGGAGACGGATACAGAGtatgaagaagaagaatatGACGTCAAGAGCAGAT CAAGCTACAAGACTGAAATGACCGAAGAGGAAGATGTTGCCGAAGGAATTACTTCAAGG gCGATGATGAGAGATCTGCCAGACGTAGAGAAAGAGAAGATTCACCAGGAGGTGGAGCTGTTTCGGATTGAGAAGGAGAAACTAGACATGGAGATGGCCAAGTGGGACGACACCGGAAACGATATCATCATCCTGGCTAAACAGATGTGCATGATCATGATGGAGATGACAGACTTCACACG TGGTCGCGGCCCCCTGAAGACGACCATGCATGTCATCAATGCTGCGAAGAAGATCGCCGAAGCTGGTTCCAAACTAGACAAGTTGGCCAGGTGTATTGCTGATTTG TGCCCAGACTCGTCCTCCAAGAATGATCTGATCGCATACCTCCAGCGTATTGCCTTGTACTGCCATCAGCTGAACATCACCAGCAAGGTCAAAGCAGAAATACAGAACATCAGCGGAGAACTGGTGCTATCTGGG TTGGACAGTGCTACGTCCCTGATTCAAGCCGCTAAGAATCTGATGGCCGCTGTGGTGTTGACTGTCAAGGCATCCTACGTGGCTTCAACTAAATACTCAAGACTGGTAAAGGGTCCTGATAATGTTAAT TCGCCCGTTGTGTCATGGAAGATGAAGCCCCCAGAGAAGAAGCCCCTTGTACGCCGAGAGGTCCCCGAGGAGACCCAAGTCAAGATTCGCAAGGGCGCCAAGAAGTTACATGTCAACCCCGTACAGGAACTCAGCATCTTCAAGGAGAAGGACTAA